The Prochlorococcus marinus str. MIT 1214 sequence CATATGCAATACAAGCCTCCTTATCACTACAAGTGAAGCGAAGGACACCTTCCGTATCATAAAGACCATACAAGTTATACCTCTTGCAAAGGATGCATTGCTCGCTGGAAGTCAGTAGTTATGATTGTAAAGACAATCTAAAGGACGATTGGCCTTTTTGCTTAGGACCCTTTGATTTTGATCCGATCTTTTACAGATAATTGAGAAATAGGTGTCTTTGCAAGAGAAGCATTGCTTAATAATTTGATCCCTGTTATCTCTTGCCCACACCATGAGGGAACTTGAATTTCTTCGGATTCAGAATTCAATTCAATTTCAGCAATTTTCAAGGAAAAATTGGACTCATCAAAAAGATCAACTACCCAATTTTTCTTATTTATTTTTAACTGATAACGAGTTTTAGTAATTTTATATTTTGATAATTTTATTAATTCGATGGCATCTTTTAATGGAATTGAATATTCAAACTCGTGGTTTATTAACCCATTTAATGAAGATTTTAATGTGATGTATGCTTTTTTATTGTCTATTATTCTTACTCGAGTAGCCCATTCATCTACATTTGAATTTAAGTAGGCTTGACTAAAAGCTTCACTGAGTATGACCTGAGATTTCCAATCTTCATTTTCAACCAAGAATCTTCTTTCGATTTCTATCCCCATAATTTAGTTTTTATTCCTCTCATTAAGGCTGCTAGCCCAATGAAGTTTTTGAGTGATTGTCTTATAATAAGAAAGATTTTCATCTAAAATTATTATTGAGGTTGAATGATTAGATTTCTTTATTAAGCATGTATCATTAGCTTCGATTAGACATCCACTCGAACCATCTAACCATAACTTTATTTTTTGCTTCTTTTCTTTTATAGGTTTTATTAGTAATTGAGATTCAGGAGGAACTACAATCGGTCTACTTGCTAGGCTCATTGGACATATAGCACTTACGATTATCGCATCCAAAGAAGGGTGGATTATTGGCCCTCCTGCAGCCATGGAGTAAGCGGTAGAACCTGTTGGTGTCGAGAAGATAAGGCCATCTCCTTTGAATTGGTCAATTGCCTCACCATCAATTTCAAGTGCAAGGCTGCAAGTTGGTGCAATTTCGTCTGAGCAAGATCGTAAATATAAATCATTTAGAGCAAAAAATGATTTTTTAATTGTGCTTTCATTATTGATTTTTTCTTTAAATACAGTTGCTTCAAGCATCATTCTTTTTTGTATATTAAAACTATTATTTGAAACTCTTTCCCAAAAATTAGCTTGCTTTAAGATATGACGATCGTGTGTCAAAAAGCCTAGATTTCCTCCCACATTGAAACTTAAAATAGGTATGTTTTTGGGGGATAAAAATCTGGCAGCTCTTAAAACTGTTCCATCACCTCCTAAAACAAGAGCGATTTCCGGCAAGATATCAGATAATGAAAATAGTTGATTAACATTATTGGTTTCATTGCTTATTTCTGAAAATAAGACTTTTTTCCCATAACCTTCAATTATTTTCTTACAATTTAGGGTTTCTTGATATGCAGTATCGCTATCTGATCTATATAAGATCCAGATCAGATTTGTTGTCATTGATAATACCTACCATTTGAGTAGATTGAAACTTTCCATATCAATAGTAACTCTATTTCTATACAAAGAAAGTAGTATTGCTAGCCCAACAGCAGCCTCGGCGGCGGCTACTGTGATAACAAAAATTGAAAATACTTGTCCTCTAATTATTGATCCGTCTATATATGATGAAAAACTCATAAGATTTATATTTACTGCGTTTAACATTAATTCAATACTCATTAAAACTCGCACAGCATTTCGACTATTAATTAATCCCCAGACACCTGTACAGAAAAGAAATGCAGCGACTATAAGATAAGCTTGAAGAGGTACTGGACCAATAGAATTTTCTAACATCTTTATAAAGTAAATTTTATATAGATAATTGAATTCATTTTATACTATTTTCGGAAAGCAGAGGAAGTTTCTTATCAATTAAGGACTTTTGATTCTTTGAATCATTTATATCATCTTTTGGAATTGTGACATCTCTTCTTGCTAATACAATTGCTCCAATCATAGCCATTAATAAGAGAATCGAAGCAAGTTCAAAAGGTAACAAATAATCTGTGAATAGATGTTCACCAATTCTCTCAGTTGCCTCTTCACCAATTGAGGTTGGTCCAGGTAAGTTCCATTTAGTGGTAATGCTAACTCGCAATAATAAAATTAATAATCCACCGCAAACTCCACCAGATAACAATTTTCTAGTTTTAAGACCTTCCATTGGTTTTAACTTTTCTTTCTTATTAACCAACATAATTGCAAATAATATCAAAACATTTACAGCTCCTACATATACAAGAATTTGAGCTGCAGCGACAAAACTAGCATTTAGTAAAAGATATAAACCTGCTACAGCCATAAAGACTCCGCCTAATAAAAATGCTGAGTAAACAATATTCTTTAATAAAACAACTGCTAAGCTTCCAGAAACTATGACAGCACTAAGAATTAAAAAGCAAATTAATTCTGTTGAATAAGCGATATTCATTAATTAGTAGAATTTAATTTATTTGGAACCATATCGGATGAATTATTATTAACTTCTTCTTTTGATCTCTCTGCTTGTAGCTCTTTTATAATTTGAGTTGGAAGTTTACCTGCTCTTTTTTGGTTCGCAGGCAATTCATGAGGGTCCATTATGCCCTCGGGTAAATAAGCTAATTCTCTTAAAGGTATAACTGATGGATCTGAAGTTACACTCGTTGGTAGTCTTCCAAGAGCAACATTATCGTAGTTAAGACTATGTCTATCGAATGCAGCCAGTTCATATTCTTCTGTCATTGATAAGCAATTTGTAGGGCAATATTCAACGCAATTTCCACAAAAAATACATGCACCAAAGTCAATAGAATAATTTCTCAACTCTTTTTTCTTGGTTTCTTTATTCATTACCCAATCAACAACTGGTAGATTAATTGGGCAGACCCTTACGCAAACTTCGCAAGCGATACACTTATCAAATTCATAATGAATCCTTCCTCTGTAACGCTCAGAGGGAATTAGTTTTTCGTAAGGATATTGAACAGTTATAGGCCTTCGGCGCATGTGGTCGAAAGTGACGCCTAGCCCATCAATTAAATATTTCGCTGCACTAACAGCTTCTTTAGTGTAGTCGGCAACTTTTTCAAGGAAACCAAGCATATTAAATTTACTGCCGGCGGCCTCTATTTACATTAGTCATTATACAGTTTTTTTCAAGTAATTGTAGGTACTTTTACTTAAAAACTAGCAATTGTGTTGCTTTTCTTTTATCCGCCAAATGTCATTGGAAATGCCAATTTAAGAGAAGCAGTGACAAGTAAATTTACCAACGAAATAGGTAAAAGAAACTTCCATCCTAAATCAAGTAGTTGAT is a genomic window containing:
- a CDS encoding NAD(+) kinase; translated protein: MTTNLIWILYRSDSDTAYQETLNCKKIIEGYGKKVLFSEISNETNNVNQLFSLSDILPEIALVLGGDGTVLRAARFLSPKNIPILSFNVGGNLGFLTHDRHILKQANFWERVSNNSFNIQKRMMLEATVFKEKINNESTIKKSFFALNDLYLRSCSDEIAPTCSLALEIDGEAIDQFKGDGLIFSTPTGSTAYSMAAGGPIIHPSLDAIIVSAICPMSLASRPIVVPPESQLLIKPIKEKKQKIKLWLDGSSGCLIEANDTCLIKKSNHSTSIIILDENLSYYKTITQKLHWASSLNERNKN
- the ndhI gene encoding NAD(P)H-quinone oxidoreductase subunit I gives rise to the protein MLGFLEKVADYTKEAVSAAKYLIDGLGVTFDHMRRRPITVQYPYEKLIPSERYRGRIHYEFDKCIACEVCVRVCPINLPVVDWVMNKETKKKELRNYSIDFGACIFCGNCVEYCPTNCLSMTEEYELAAFDRHSLNYDNVALGRLPTSVTSDPSVIPLRELAYLPEGIMDPHELPANQKRAGKLPTQIIKELQAERSKEEVNNNSSDMVPNKLNSTN
- the nuoK gene encoding NADH-quinone oxidoreductase subunit NuoK, whose amino-acid sequence is MLENSIGPVPLQAYLIVAAFLFCTGVWGLINSRNAVRVLMSIELMLNAVNINLMSFSSYIDGSIIRGQVFSIFVITVAAAEAAVGLAILLSLYRNRVTIDMESFNLLKW
- a CDS encoding NADH-quinone oxidoreductase subunit J, with product MNIAYSTELICFLILSAVIVSGSLAVVLLKNIVYSAFLLGGVFMAVAGLYLLLNASFVAAAQILVYVGAVNVLILFAIMLVNKKEKLKPMEGLKTRKLLSGGVCGGLLILLLRVSITTKWNLPGPTSIGEEATERIGEHLFTDYLLPFELASILLLMAMIGAIVLARRDVTIPKDDINDSKNQKSLIDKKLPLLSENSIK
- a CDS encoding CYTH domain-containing protein, which translates into the protein MGIEIERRFLVENEDWKSQVILSEAFSQAYLNSNVDEWATRVRIIDNKKAYITLKSSLNGLINHEFEYSIPLKDAIELIKLSKYKITKTRYQLKINKKNWVVDLFDESNFSLKIAEIELNSESEEIQVPSWCGQEITGIKLLSNASLAKTPISQLSVKDRIKIKGS